The genomic DNA TGGCATTCATGCAGGGAAGTTGGCGTTTGGTTATCTAAGAAAGGCACGAGCACTCGGCGTTAAAGTTCATCCATCGAGTCCAGTTATGGGCTGGGAGACTCGTGGCGGTGTGCATTACCTGAAAACGCCTGGTGGCGTTGTTAAAGCGCGTTCTGTCGGTGTTTGTACGGGTGGGTATACCAGTCAAGGCTTGCATTCAGAGCTTAAAAACCGCCTGTTGCCAGTACTGTCTAACTCAATGGTCACACGTCCGCTAACTCAAGAAGAAATCGCCGCGTGTAATTTCAAAACTAATCAAGTGATTACTGATACTCGAATTCTGCGTCACTACTACCGTTTGTTACCGGATAACCGAGTACAGATAGGTACACGCAGTGCTATCAGTGGCAAAAACGCACCTGAAAAGAAATATGAAGACATGCTAAGAGCGGACCTTACTCGAAAATTCCCGTCTCTCGATCAGATCAAAATCGATTATTCATGGTGGGGTTGGGTGGACGTCAGCCACGACATGATGCCGAGGATTTATCAACCGAATCCAAAACAATCCATCTTCTACGCCCTTGGATATGGCGGTAATGGCGTGATGTATTCCGCTCAAGCGGGTAAGCGTCTTGCTCAGTGGATTGCAGGCGAAGGTCACACGCTCGACCTACCAATATTTGAATCAAAACTTCCGTTCCCCAATGTGAGGGAAGTGGTGGAATCAGAGATGTTTGCGCCGTTTCGAAGAATGGGGCAGCGGTTCCTTTATCAGTGGTATTCGTTAAAGGATGAAAGGCTGTAACTACCCGAACATTGTTTCCAAAATAGGGAAATAGAACTACGACCAGGAAAGTTGTACCAGGTCACCTTGTGAGCAAAGTACAGGCAGGAAGTCTGTATGAAAGGAAAGGTTAAGACTATGAAATTTATTAAAAATAAAATTATTGCTGGTGTCACCATTGTAGCAACAGCGGTGCTATCTAATACCGCGGCAGCAGCGAATTTTAAAATAGCCATCGGCGATGCTGCTGGTGGTACGCAGTGGGAATTAGCGACATCGTTCTCTGAACTCATGGAGCAAAAAACAGACGGTAAAGTGAAAATCGATCTGTTCCCGAATGGTCAGTTAGGCAACGAGCAAGACACAGTAAATGATGCGGCAATCGGTCTTCTTGATTTCTCTGTACTGGCGATCAACAACGTCACCCCTTTTTCTCCGACGGTTGGTCTACTGACTATGCCTTACGTTATTCAGAGCGCAGAAGAAGCAGTGCTACTGACTCAAGGTCAAGTAGGCCAAGACTTAGTCGATAATACGATTCGTGATGCTGGTGTTCGTATTGTCGGTTGGGCTTATTCTGGCTTTAGGGTTTTGACTAACTCGAAAAAGCCTGTCGCTTCCCCAGAAGATCTTAAAGGGCTCGTGATTCGTGTTCCTCGTAACGAAATCATGATCGCTTCTTACCAAGCATGGGGCGTAAACCCAACGCCAATGGCTTGGTCTGAAACCTTTACTGGCCTGCAACAGGGCGTGGTAGATGGTCAAGATAACCCTTACATCACAGTGCATGCGATGAAGTTTAACGAAGTACAAAAGTACGTGACCAACATTCGCTACATTTTCTCTCTAGAACCTCTCATCGTGAGTGAAACGGTCTTCCAACAGCAAACACCTGAAATGCAGAAGATCATTCTTGAAGCAGGTCAGGAAGCGACAGAGCACAGCTTCGCTTATTTAGAAAATACGGAAAACCAAATTCGTGAAGAGCTACAAGCGAAGGGCATGGTATTCACAGACCCAGCAGACAACGAGCAAGAGTGGATCAACAAGGTGACTAAATCAGTTTGGCCTAAGTTCTACTCAAGCATCGGAGGCAAAGACAAGCTAGACGACGTTCTTGAGTTACTAGGTAGAAAGTAACGATTAGATTCGCCCTATCTGCTGTTCTCCGCGACTTAATCACCTAGCGATAGAACAGTGAGATAGGGCATTTACATGGCTGTACTCGTTGAGCTGTTCTGTACCTGATCTTTTAGGACCGTGAGCGACTGGTTGTCATGTGAAAATCAACATTGGAGGTTATATGTCAGTCGCTAAAACAATAAAAAAACACCTGAACAACATTGAGGA from Vibrio chagasii includes the following:
- a CDS encoding NAD(P)/FAD-dependent oxidoreductase, which produces MSLVMEQPAADVQPKVKSTQAQESTQAKDRYDPKYDPLKDKTPGHGKEYAPTYWVDTAGAPPEDDGPITSDMDVDVAIIGSGFTGLSTAIHLAEMYGIKATVIEANRSSWGCSTRNGGQAQCASGRLKRSQWIERWGLETALKMHRECVDGMETFKSLIKDIDCDPQPGGHLYVAHRPKVMATLEKEAKLLRDTFDYDAQILDAETVKRDYVGDQEAAGAMHEPEGIGIHAGKLAFGYLRKARALGVKVHPSSPVMGWETRGGVHYLKTPGGVVKARSVGVCTGGYTSQGLHSELKNRLLPVLSNSMVTRPLTQEEIAACNFKTNQVITDTRILRHYYRLLPDNRVQIGTRSAISGKNAPEKKYEDMLRADLTRKFPSLDQIKIDYSWWGWVDVSHDMMPRIYQPNPKQSIFYALGYGGNGVMYSAQAGKRLAQWIAGEGHTLDLPIFESKLPFPNVREVVESEMFAPFRRMGQRFLYQWYSLKDERL
- a CDS encoding TRAP transporter substrate-binding protein; the protein is MKFIKNKIIAGVTIVATAVLSNTAAAANFKIAIGDAAGGTQWELATSFSELMEQKTDGKVKIDLFPNGQLGNEQDTVNDAAIGLLDFSVLAINNVTPFSPTVGLLTMPYVIQSAEEAVLLTQGQVGQDLVDNTIRDAGVRIVGWAYSGFRVLTNSKKPVASPEDLKGLVIRVPRNEIMIASYQAWGVNPTPMAWSETFTGLQQGVVDGQDNPYITVHAMKFNEVQKYVTNIRYIFSLEPLIVSETVFQQQTPEMQKIILEAGQEATEHSFAYLENTENQIREELQAKGMVFTDPADNEQEWINKVTKSVWPKFYSSIGGKDKLDDVLELLGRK